AGCTTCTGTTTGTGCTAGAGGGCACAGAGGTAAGGCAGGGCATGCCATGGAGGTTATGTTCAGGAGATCAACATCCTTTGGTTCCTACATACATGAATACACAACTTTTAGTGGGGAGAAAAGGAGCTCGCTGCTTACTTGCACTGCAGACATATATAGGGAAGCCTAGTaatatttatttttgtttcttattttagtaACCAATCATGCAGTTTCTTTCAAATTTTCAAACTGAGAAGAAAGAATCAGTATATAGGGAAAAGTAACAGTAAGATCAACATTATCAACTAGAACAGCAGATGCAGCAAGGAGAATTTCAAGATAGAATAATTTACAGGGGCCTAATATCAACTAAAAATTGTATACTGCACATTACAGGGAAAGGGGTATGCAATGGACAAAAGTAATCTTACCAACAGGCCAGCTTGAGCAAGAGCTGCAGTTATGGGTTCTCTCCATGCCTGATCAACCCCACATAAGATAAGGTTTTGGTTTGGAGTAATACTAACATCCAAGCTATACTTCTCAATTATCTCTCGCAGAGTTTTCTTTGCTTGCCCCCCAAGACGACCATTATCGACATGTACTCCATAGAATAATTTACCATCACCCTGCAATAGACAATAAAGAGAAAAATAAATGAAACTCTGAGTTAGAGAAATAACCAATTGATATATAAATATTCAAGAAATAAAGTAAAGTACAAATTATGAACAGCAGGAATCATTTAGAAAACTATCAGCATACCATCCCTAAACAAGATATGCTATTCCCTTTCATATTTTCTTTGCACTGCTGACTAATATACATTGTGATGGAATTACCTGTTCCTGCCAGCCAAGGTAGCTGTTGAATTGCCATTCTGGCAATGGATGAAAATCTTCAAACTTCTTTCCATAGTATTTTTCAACCTCAGCCCGGAACTTGTCAATACCCCAGCTGTCAATCAGATACTTCATTCTGCTATACCTGCGGTCATCTCTTCTTCCATTCTCCCTCTGAGTGACAACGATTGCCTTTATAGCATATAATATATCCTCCTTAGGAACGTAACCAAGTGGATCAGCCAGACGAGGGAATGTGGTTTCTATTCTGTGTGTCCTTCCCATGCCACCTCCAACCTGAAAAATAGGGATAGCCAGATGTCAAAGGGATAAATCAAAAAGGTAGGCATTGCCAAATGCAGTACAAGATGGAGCAGAATTTTTCCTGGGCACTTACATAGAGGTTAAAGCCAACAGGCTCCCCTGCACTATCTGAAACGACAACAACACCGATGTCATTGGTCAGGATATCAACAGAGTTATCACCAGCAACTGTGACCGCAATCTTGAACTTCCTGGGTAGATACTGGGTCCCGTAGATTGGTTCAGGGGAATCAGGGAAGTTTGTTCCATGTGAGTTGTCATTCCGGGCTTTGGTGACCTCAGGAGGCTCTTCCGCTGACATTATCTTCTCTCCATCCACCCACAGGTCATAATAAGCCCCCGACTGTGGCGCAAGAAGTGCTGCAATATTCTCTGCAGTTTCTTGAGCAAAAAGGATATCCTTTCTCACATACGGCGCTGCAGGCGCAAGCACATTCCTGTTGAGGTCTCCACAGGCACCTAAGGTTGATCCCATATTCTTGATCACAGTGCTGATGACATGCTTCAAGTTCTTCTTAAGAACGCCGTGCAGCTGAAATGTCTGCCTGGTTGTCAGACGGAGCGTTCCGATCCCGAACTCATCAGCCAGTGTATCCATGGCCAAGTAAGTCTGGTTTGGAACTTTTCCGGAAGGATTCTTTGTCCGGAGCATGAAGGAGTAGTTCTTCTGCCCACGAACTTCTCGGTCGCTCTGCTGGTAGCTCCCGTGGAACTTGATCAGCTGGACAGCAGTCTCGTTGACATTCGGAGCCTCTGAGACCAGCTCCTCGTTGAGCGGGTACCGAAGGAAATTGCTCTTCTCCTTGATTATCTCCACCTTGCTTCGCTTAACTTCCTTTGCATCCTTCTTCAGAGGCTGCACGAACGGCAAAAGGTTTCAGAATTCAGAGCATCAGATAGCAGTAGTTGTGTATCGTTACATAGTATTTTCTACGGAACAACTATCTGTAGAATATGAACTTATGTTCTAATAAACATTCCAGGGGTATATGACCAGGACAAACAATTTTATATGTAGACTGATTTCAAATGGATTTATTTCCAATCAATGACAGAGGCAGTCAGTCGGTGTTCCTGGGCGGTGGGAATTGAAATCAACACTGTGCAGGGGGACTGATTTGCTCTCACACCCAAATCCGCAGGCTAAACATATTACTAATTATACTGACATCTAATCGCATCATTTTTTTTAAAGGCCCATCAATTTCACTAGACTTAAAACTGTCCTTAAAAAACTGATTCCATTCCCTACGCCCGAACCGGAAAATCAACCGCGCAGAAACGAATAAACCCTAAACCCAAACGCGCCCAGCATCTCACCACACCGAAGAACTCACCGTGGACACGGCGCGAATGCTGGCCGccgaaggcccgccgccgccggccggcgtCGCCCCTGGCGGCGCCACCCTTACGGGCCTGCCGAGCATCCGGGACCGCGGGAGCTGTGCCGCCCCGCCGAAGCCGTGGAACtcggcgccgcccaccgccgccgacaTCGCCGGAGGAGCCTAAAGAGACGCGGGCGGCGAGCGTGAGTGATGTAGAGTGGATTTTTTGTTGCTGCGGGGCGCTTGGCTGGGTCGAGGGGCCGAGACGACACGGCGGGCCGCGGGGGCTTTATGGGGGGAGGCCACGCCCGCCCTGGCCCACGCCGGATAAGCAATGGGAATGTATTCCCGTGCACGCCGTGCACCCTAGACCGGACAAGTTATGCAAAGTAGGCACGCACTGACAGGTGGGCCGACGGGATGCCGGTGCATGCGCGTGGCTCAGGCGGGTCGGGAGGGGAAGACGGGATCAGCTGCGGCCACTGGCGGCGAGCATCAGAGCTGACGACTGCGGCGGCCACACGTCGAGCGCCACGGACCGACAAGTGGGTCTTGTAAGTGCTGGGCCCACCTGGCGGTGACGCTGGGGCGCACGCCCGTGGCCGCCGAGCGCCGGGGTTTTTTACTCGGAGGCGAACGCATGAGGTGAGGCGGCCGAGATGCGGAGTTGGTGCGACGGGTGGGGGCGCTGGATTGACCCCGGTTCGTGTGGGTACGTTGAACCTGGACGTCTTTTTCGGTGAGAAGAGCACGGTTCGATTCCCCAATTCCTCCCACCACCACTGCCGTGAAGGCTCGTAGCAGCCGGACCGCACGATGTGAGGTCAGAGATGAGATCAGGGACCATCTTGTCTCCCCGGGCCGAATCTTGCGCTCTGTGGCCCGTCCCGTGTGGCCGCCTCTGTTTTTAGCGCCGGCGACAGTGAGCGGCTCCTGGTCTCGGATAGAGCCGCCCATGCATGTAGGAGTACTAGTTGGGATCAAtgtgaaaaataataataaaccTGCAGGTGCTCAAGCAGAGATAGCCGAAAAAATCAACCAGCACAGcagtcccctaaaaaacagagtcaCTACTACTAGGCACAAACATCCGTTCTTCGCGTAGCTCCATTCCTGGACTTCTCGAGCTTCGCGTACGTCTCGCAAACTTTGAACTCTACAAGTGGCAACATTCGTGCACCGGCCATAATGGCTATCTCTCTTGAACCATCGCGATGCCACGGAGAAGCTTGCTTGAGGATTAACTTAGATTCCCTATGCATCTCATTTCTTAAGTATTTTCTCCGTGCAAGAAGCAACATCCATGCTGCGCAGGTAGTATTTCTCATCCTCATGTTCCTACTTCCACTTACAAACCAGAAAGGTGGCGGAGTGGACAAGTTTGCACGGGCCTAAAGTGCAGGTTCGAGCTGAAAGATGTTACAAGTGGGTCGATTTGGAGAGAAAACTCATCTCTGTATCTCCATTTATAGACTTGTAGGAGAGTTAGCACGAGACAaaaaagctctctctctctctctctctctctctctctctctctctctccttcaacGGGCAAACATGCTTTGTAGGTCATGCAACCCACTCCTTCATGTTTAACTGAGCTCAAATGGTCTTTGTTCTCTCATTGCACATCAGAAACAAAAACAACATAATAGCAACAATAAAAAAAATTCCCAAATTAAGAAACGGATGGTAACACGTTAATCATGGATCCCTTGTCCCACTTAACAAGAGAAAAGAACACGTCATTGGATCATCATCACCTGAttaatatctactccctccgttccaaaatacatgacccaactttgtactaactttagtataaagttgagtcatctattttggaacggagggggtaCATTCCTGCAGGGCATAAATACACCATAATTCCATCTAAAAAAAAATCAATGTTTAGTGTGGAGCATCCGAGCATGCACAAGAGATTTATGTTTACAGAAATTTCTTACAGTTTATCTATATAATTCTTGCGCATGTATTTATACAAAGAGCACAGCATTAAATAATTTCAAGAAAGGGTGCCTtctactacctccgttcctaaatataagtctttttagcgCGAGCGACAATGAGCGGCTCCTGGTCTCGGATAGAGCCGCTCATGCATGTAGGAGTAGTTGGTTTCTCGAACTTGCACTACATTTGCGTCCAAAAATACAAATGAATTTGGGGTCAATGTGCAAAAAAAAATTATACTTGCACTACATTTGCGGCAAAAAACATACACAATTCTAATACTAGTATATGTTAAAAACAGTTTGTTCCTCAAACAAATCTAGTGGTGCTCAAGCAGAGATAGCTGAAAAGATCAACCAATCAGAGTCACTACAAGGCACAAACATCGGTTCTCCCTGTAGCTCCATTCCTGCACTTCTGCCCCTACTAGTACGTCCTGGCAACACCATCTTGAGGATTAATTTAAATTCCCAATGCATCCCATTTCTCAAGTATTTTCTCCGTGCAAGCAcaatccatccatccatacatCGATGCTGCTCAAGTACTACTTCTCATCCTCATGTCCCTACTTCCAGAAAGGTGGTGGAGTGGACAAGTTTGCACGGGCCTAAAGTGCAAGTTCGAGCTGAAAGATGTTACGAGTGGGTCGATTTGGAGAGAAAACTCATCtatgtattccctccgttccaaaatataagtctttttagatattccactACAAACAACATACGCATGTATattgacatattttagagtgtagattcactcattatgctccgtatgtagtccgtagtgaaatatttaaaaagacttatatttaggaacggagggaatatctCCATTTATGGACTTGTAGCAGGAGACAAAAAACAAAATACTACTTCACTAgttttggatggagggagtagtaattaatGTTTCACCAACGTGTTGAGAGGATTAgtaattactccctccattcctaagtaTAGGCGCTCATTCGATTTGGAGGAAACAAAAACGTAGGAATTAGGAGTAGTAAAGTCTTAAGTAGTAAAGTCTTTTCTAaaatattttaatatggactacatacgtagTAAAATGAATAAATTTaaattctaaaatatgtctatatacatccgtatgtggtccttattataaaatctttaaaaaaacttatatttagaaacagacaTAACATAAAAGGCCCACTCTCTGCCTTCCTCTTACATCGTGGATGTATGGGTGTCGGGACGTGGCAACGACAAGGGAAGGTGTACCTACCTTTTTTAGCACATGTGCGAGGATCTGACACGAGGCACTTTCCATATCCGTCGGCCGCGAGATCAGCCCGCATAGCGTGCGGGCGCTCCGTAGCAGCGTCCAAAAACTAAACATGCGCTACATTTATACAATACAAATCTGGTGGTGCTCAAGCAGAGATATCCGAAAAGATGAACCAGCATTTCACTAAAAATCTAAGTCACTGGTATAAGGCAGAAACGTATTGCCAAGATCAAACTCTAGAAGTGGCAACATTCATGCACTGGccatcatggccatctctcttcaACCATCGCGATGCCACGACGAGACCATCCCGAGGATTAACTTAAATTCCCGATGCATCCCATTTCTCAAGTATTTTCTCCGTGCAAGCACCATCCATACATACATCGATGCTGCTCAAGTACTACTTCTCATCCTCATGTTCCTACTTCCACCTTTACAAACCAGAAAGGTGGTGGAGTGGAGAAGTTTGCACGGGCCTAAAGTGCAAGTTCGAGCTGAAAGATGTTACGAGTGGGTCGATTTGGAGAAAAAAAAACTCATCTCTGTATCTCTATTTATAAACTTGTAGGAGTAGTAGTTAGCAGGAGACAAAAGAAATATTACTACTTCACTagtttgggatggagggagtagcaattAATGTTTCACCAACGTGTTGAGAGGATTAGTAACTACTATGTAATAGTTGGACCTAACATAAAAGGTCCACTCTCCGACTTCCTCTTACATAGCTCACTCACTATCGGGCTTATCATCTCTCTCGCTCCTATTTTTTTGCGAAAGctagcgctctctctctctctctctctctcctgttgtGAGTTCAATGGGGAAACATGCTTTTGCAGGTCGTACAAACCCACTCCATGATGTTTGACTAGTGGTTGGGGTGCACCCCTGATGCGTCGCTTGAGTCGGTTCTTCTGCGATGCGAGGCAGGTGGAGCGCTCTTTCTATTGCTTTTGCTGTCGATGCTAGCATGTAGATGTCACACTTACACACCCAGGTAATACAGGTGGACGCTGAATTGGCTGGCACCAAATTCAGCTCTGAATCGTAAGTACATGAAGAACATAACCTACTACCAGAACATAAGCAATCAATAATCTAAGTACAGAATTAGTCTAGGATGATAAGAGTTATGTGCCGACAACGACGACGGTTTGCGCTCTTAATTTGGGTGTTGCTTTGTATATAAAGCGGACCAAAAGTCGTTGGAGATAAGAGTTATGGAGCTGTTAACTTATTGTTGGCATAATTACAGTGCACATGAACATTTTGTACATACCTTCGTGGCTAAAACTGCACTCGAAGCATTTGGTTGAAGACCAATATCCTACAGTACTACAAATTTCATAATTTCAAAAATGCAAGTGCATGCAAATAGAAAACACGGCATGATAACAATTTTCCTCTCCGCGGGGCAGGATCTTGCGCTCTGTGGCCCGTCCCGTGTGGCCGCCTCTGTTTTTAGCGCCAGCGAAAGCGAGCAGCTCCTGGTCTCGGATAGAGCCGCTCATGCATGTAGGAGTTGGTCTCTCAAACTTGCACTGCATTTGCGTCCCAAAATACACATGAGTTTGGGATCAATGTGAACAAAATTAAACCAGGACTACATTTGCGTCCAAAAACATACACAATTCTAGTAGTAGTATATGTTAAAAAACAGTTGGTTTCTCAAACAAATCTGGTGGTACTAAAGCAGAGATAGCCCAAGAGATCAACCAGCAGTCCCCTAAAAATCGGAGTCACCACGAGGCAGAAACAACCGTTCTCCTCGTAGCTCCATTCTTGCACTTCCGCCGCTTCTGGTACATCTTGCCAACATCGAACTCTACAAGTGGCAATACTCATGCACCGGCCATCATGGCTATCTCTCTTGAACCATCGCAGTGCCACGAAGCGATCAACTTGACGATTAACTTAAATTCCCTATACATCCCATTTCTTAAGTATTTTTTTAAGAATGCAAGCAAGATCCATACATATACATCGATGCTGCTCAGGTACTTCTCATCCTCATGTTCCTGTTTCCACTTCCAAACTAAAAAGGTGGCGGAGTGGACAAGTTTGCACGGGCCTAAAGTGCAAGCTCGAGCTGAAAGATGCTACGAGTGGGTCAATTTGGAGAGAAAACTCATCTCTGTATCTTCATTTATAGACTTGTAGGAGTAGTTAGCAGGAGACAAAAAATactatatttctttacggagggagtacttcactagttttggatggagggagtagtaattgaTGTTTCACCAACGTGTTGAGAGTAACTATGTAATAGTTGGACCTAACGTAAACATCGCTCACTCACTATCGGGCTTATCATCTCTCTCGCTCCTCTTTCTTCTTGGCAaaagcgctctctctctctctctctcctgttgtGAGTTCAACTCGCAAACATGCTTTGTAGGTCGTACAACCCGCTCCTTGATGTttgactagtggttggggcgcaccCCTGGTGCACAGTCTGAGTCGGTTCTTCTACAGTGCTAGGTAGGTGAGCGCTCTTTCTACTGCTTTTGCTACCGATGCCAGCATGTAGATGTCACACATGCACACCCCAGGTGATACAGGTGGGCACTGAATTGGCTGGCACCAAATTCAGCTCTGAATCGTAAGTATGTGAAGAACATAACTTACTACCAGAACATAAGCATTCAATAATCTAATTACAGAAATTAGTCTAAGATGATAAGAGTTATGCGCCGGCAACGACGATGTTTTGCGCCGGTGTGGACTTGGCAACGACGACGTTTTGCGCCGTATTCCCTTTTGGGGGCGTTGTCATGGAGCTTAGGTGTGCTAGGTCATAGCGTGGGGCTTTGTTGTTGGTAGCGTAGTCGTGTGCGCTCTACGTGTGCCGGTTATCTTAGGATCAGCTTTCTAAAAGGGCTACCTCACCATTTTGTATTGTTCGGcaagggcggagccaggatttgagcaTGAGAAGGGCGAAGAATACATTAGTCAtatctaaaaaaacagaaaatagtTGCGGCACTAAACCTTAATATGGCGCTTGGCGCGACCCAATTTTTACTGTGCGATCGGCCTAGCTGTTGAGGTGTGCATGCCGAAGACAACATGTTGCCACTTTGGCTCACATGCAGTGCATGTCGTGCATTCGGCCCGCCTCGGCAAAGCATGGTACAAAATTTGAAAATACCACCGAAATCAAATAATTCGGGACGTCGGATGAAAAACCTTTAGAATAATTTTACCTCTATAATTGCCAACTAAATCAAACAAAACTATGAGAAAAATATCAAATAGTTTGAAAATTATACACCATGGTATACTAACTAATTAGACCTTGTATGTAGTGCTCCAATTAATCAAGACTAGTAGATTGATATCCAGATGAAATAAGACTTCTATGTATAGGAGTTACCTTTAGATTGGCGTGCTCAAGGACCAAAAGCGGGTTAGAGTATTTGATTAAATATGATCATCGGGGGACTCCAATGGACAATACTTCGGCAAGATTAAAACAGGAAAGCTGGATAGCACCGCGGCAGTATCCTGGTCTGCTTGCGGCTGCCGTGGCGGCAAGGAGAGGCGCAGCGGCGGAATCAATCGATcgattaggctggtcatagtggagagtaacttatactagtgtcatgtatatgacactagtctaagggggtgtttgtttcgagggacttttttgtgtagggactagaaaaagtccctcttagagacttttttaccaaacgggagggactttttagggactaaactagacatttgagactaaatgaagaagactctcaaggagagtcttttttgggactttttgagacttttccaacaatgcccctccatgcatccattggcccgccacctcatggtgttgtttgattgttatttttctatatactaggggcaacatggtcatttaataacctctaggaagggactagggactttttagtctctggaaacaaacagggagaggctttttagggactagagactttttagttgggactagaaaaagtcctaggacttatgaaccaaacagggcctaagttactaccttcatagtgcaaagtaacatagtagtagtgtcatagatgacttcatttattagcttgtagactcatcttgtcttgggaagcactatgttacagtaacatattatgttaccacttcttATTAACTACGTagcacataagcaaaattttcttggagtgcgatatgttactagctaagttactcccactatgactagccttagcatCTAGGTTAGTGGTAATTAGCGTCTAGGTTACGCAGAACGGGCTTTCTNNNNNNNNNNNNNNNNNNNNNNNNNNNNNNNNNNNNNNNNNNNNNNNNNNNNNNNNNNNNNNNNNNNNNNNNNNNNNNNNNNNNNNNNNNNNNNNNNNNNNNNNNNNNNNNNNNNTGTCTCCGCCCCTGTCGTTCGGCCCTGTAgggtgttgctttatatataaagtgggacGAAAACCTGTTTCGAGATAAGAGTTATGGAGATGTTATCTTATTGTTGGCATAGTTACAGTGTACATGAACATGTTGTACATGCCTTCGTGGCTAAAACTGCACTTGAAGCATTTGGTTGAAGACCAATATCCTACAGTACTACAAACTTCATAATTTCGAAAATGCAAGTGCATGCAAATAGAAAACATGGCATGGCAACAAAGTTCTATGGCCAACCCTTGTTGGCACCTTTGAAGATATTATGATCCTCCTGAAAGTCAAGGAACTCTAAATAGCAGACATGAGCACACGGACCAAAGGCAGTATACTTGAAGATTCTTGCCGAAAGATATGATCCAATTTGGGAACCACACATGTAGCGTCTAAAAGGCATGCATAACATCATCATCAGTCACACCCGAAATAAGATGACACGTCGAGCAATGAAAACCTCTTGTATTAGTAAATGGAATAATTTGCACACTCAGAAATGATATATGAGATCACAATTTCTGTACACAATCTGTTCATCTGGAGCAAGTAAATTAGGCACATAAATGCTACATCAGAATTAATAATTCACCAATGGCTATGCAAACATAGTTATAGCAAGAAAAAATTAGCCACAAAGTAAACTACTACATGTTTAAGCTTCAAACTCACCATTGGGCTTAACAAGAACAGAGGCAATTTCAATCACCCATGAATCGTCAAAAGTGCCTTATGTAAAGAAAAAAACATAATGTTTTCTTGGGGTCAAGAACTTCTGTACCATTAAAACATAGCATTTGACTTAGCTACATGATGCTTATTTAATAATAAACTACACAAGCTGACCTGATGTTTGTTTTATTTTCTGGAGAAAGCACAAAAACGCAAGCTGTCAAAAATATGAACCTCGACATTGGAACGATTACTAATTAATCATGGATACAATGTTAATTTACATATTGAATCTCTAATCAAGTGTTTTTACCCTCAAACAATTAATTCCTGAAATCTAAACATATTTCAATTAATTCATACTGAAATAGTCCACGCCCATGCATCACCTGTTCCTCCCGGATGACACAAAATCTGCGACCTAGATATAAGCACCGAGAGAGACGGCAACCCTAGAAGAGGTGAGGGGAAGGGTACCAGTGGCAGGTGCAGGAGGCGGTGGTTGTTCACAGCGGGGGCGGCAACGCTCGGTGCTAAGGGAGAAGACGACGAAGATTAGGAGCATGCACAAGGCAGAAACATCCATTCTCCATGTATCTCCATTCCTGCTTTCTCTGGCTACGTCTTACCAACATCGAACTCTACAAGTGACAACATCAAACTCTACAAGTGACAACATTCATGCACTGGCCATAATGGCTATCTCTTTTAAACCATCGCAATGCCACGTAGCGACCATCTTGACGATTAACTTAAATTCCCTATACATCCCATTTCTTAAGTATTTTCCTCCGTGCGAGCACCATCCATACGTCGATGCTGCTCAAATACTTCTCATCCTTGTGTTCCTACTTGCACTTACAAACCACAAAGGTGGTGGAGCGGAGAAGTTTGCACGGGCCTAAAGTGCAAGTTCGAGCTGAAAGCTATTACGAGTAGGTCAATTTGGAGAAAAAACTCATCTCTCTATCTCCATTTATAGACTTGTAGGAGTAGTTAGCAGGAGACAAAAAAAACACTACTTCACTAgttttggatggagggagtagtaatgaGAGGATTATTAATTATGTAATAGTTGGACCTAACATAAAAGGTCCGGCTCCACCTTCCTCATACATCGCTCACTCACTATCGGGCTTATCCTCTTTCTCGCTACTCTTTTTTTTTGGAGAAAACTCTCTCTCTCCCCTGTTGTGAGTT
This DNA window, taken from Triticum aestivum cultivar Chinese Spring chromosome 1D, IWGSC CS RefSeq v2.1, whole genome shotgun sequence, encodes the following:
- the LOC123182542 gene encoding sulfite reductase [ferredoxin], chloroplastic, giving the protein MSAAVGGAEFHGFGGAAQLPRSRMLGRPVRVAPPGATPAGGGGPSAASIRAVSTPLKKDAKEVKRSKVEIIKEKSNFLRYPLNEELVSEAPNVNETAVQLIKFHGSYQQSDREVRGQKNYSFMLRTKNPSGKVPNQTYLAMDTLADEFGIGTLRLTTRQTFQLHGVLKKNLKHVISTVIKNMGSTLGACGDLNRNVLAPAAPYVRKDILFAQETAENIAALLAPQSGAYYDLWVDGEKIMSAEEPPEVTKARNDNSHGTNFPDSPEPIYGTQYLPRKFKIAVTVAGDNSVDILTNDIGVVVVSDSAGEPVGFNLYVGGGMGRTHRIETTFPRLADPLGYVPKEDILYAIKAIVVTQRENGRRDDRRYSRMKYLIDSWGIDKFRAEVEKYYGKKFEDFHPLPEWQFNSYLGWQEQGDGKLFYGVHVDNGRLGGQAKKTLREIIEKYSLDVSITPNQNLILCGVDQAWREPITAALAQAGLLEPKDVDLLNITSMACPALPLCPLAQTEAERGILPILKRIRAVFNKVGIKDEESVVVRITGCPNGCARPYMAEVGFVGDGPNSYQIWLGGTPNQTTLAETFMNKVKLQDIEKVLEPLFSYWNSTRQEGESFGSFTNRMGFEQLKEVVNKWEGSASAA